In the genome of Cyanobacterium stanieri LEGE 03274, the window AAGATAAAATAATCTTGCGATTTAGTGACTATATCTATCAATTTGACCAAGGAATTGATATATTTAATCAAGGGAAAACTAACCGAGATAAATGGTTGACCCTAATCAGATTTTTAAATGATAAAATTGGTAAAGTAAAATCCCATGATGATTTTACAACCTTCGGAGAAGGTGCGATTCAGTTTCCCGAAATGCTGACACAAATTGAGTCTAATATTAATATTTTTAGAAAAGAAACAACATTATGGGATGAAGCATTTCAATTATATAGCGCCCTTATTTTACTCGATAGTAATTAAGGTTTTAACCATGATTTAAATATCTTTTGTTTTTATTATCAATAATCTATCATTAAATCCATGAATAGTTCAAAAATTCCTAATTACTCTCCTAATTCTTTCAATCTGTTATCTTTTCTGACTAAAAGCGGAGTCAGTGTTATTTTTATGGTTGGTTTATTTTTCCTTTTCCAAACCAGTAATAAAATTATGGAAGGGTTAAAAAATTTACTTCCCACTGTCACCAACGACATCGATACTTCTAAACTGATTGTACAAAAAATACAGGGTGTAAGTGAGTTAACTACCACCGTTTTTGTTATGGATGCAGTTATACCAACTTCCTCTAGTCGTAGGATAGGAGATTGGGTAGTGGGAGAAACTAATCTATTATATCTTGCACGGGGAGAAGTAAGGGCTGGATTGGATTTGAGTAAAATTGAAGAAAATAATATCCGTGTGGAAAATGACACCCTTACTATTACTTTACCTGCCCCCCAAATTTTAGACTCTAAGATAGATGTCACGAAATCCCAAGTATATGACTATGATAGGGGATTTTTAAGTTTAGGGCCTGATGTTGCCCCTGATTTACAAACCCAAGCCCAAAGAGAAACTCTTAAAAAAGTGGTAAATTCGGCTTGTGATGCTCATATTCTTACTCAAGCTAACCAAAGGGCGGTGTTAACTATTACTCAATTAATGGAAAACACGGGTTATGATTCTGTCAATGTCAAAACAACCCCTTCTAAGGAATGTAAGGGTTAAGGTGCGCTGGAAATATTTTGAATGTTAACTATTGGTTTGATTGTAGAGATTAACGACGGCGGCTAAATCTTTGACTCTCAAACCCTCCCCTTTAGCATCCATTTCCCAATCTTTACCGTTGCGGGTTAATTCTGCCATAATCATGGCGGTTTGCCCTGTATATTCTGCCCCAGAAAGGGTATAACGCACGATTTCTTTTTGGTTGGTTAAATTAACTAAACGGATAAAAGCATTGTTTATTTGGGCAAAATCCTGTTGACGGTTAAAAGGATCGTAAATATTAACCACTATGGCAATTTTATATATATACTCTGGTAGTAGGGCTAAATTGATCATAATTTGTTCATCATCGCCGTTTCCTTCCCCTGTTAAGTTATCTCCTTGGTGCATGATGGCGGAGGAATAATGTCTGAGATTACCAAAATAGACAACGTCTTTTTCGTGTTTGACTTTTTTATTTTCACTAATACATATTACTGAGGCATCTAAATCAAAATTGCCATTGTTTTGGCTAAATAAACCTGACAAGAAACCACCTTTTTTGGTTGCCACATCCCACCCTAAACCGCACATCAATTGTTGTAATTGAGGGGCTTCTTTTGTTAGGGAGATTCTTTGTCCTTTTTGTAAATTAATTACCATGATAATGATTTTTTTACTCTCTCTTTAATCTCAATTGTAGCTCAGTTATTTTTAAGATTGTTGTTAATTTTCTTTAACTTTGCATATCAATAATTATTAGATTTATTTACTAAACAAAAACGTAGTCCAACAAGGGTTATAATATATCTATGACTATTAAGATTGTTGTTTGTATTACCCTTCGAGCAACAACTTTTAGTTTATGTTAATAAACAATTTTATTTTAGTTTTTTAGGAATGCAAGTTAACGATTTTATCTTTAAACAAGAGATTTCAGGCTCTCGTCGTCTTAGTAATTATCTAGTGGCGATCGCCTCTACCATCGGCGGAGTGGGCTTTTTATTAGCAGGATTATCTAGTTATTTTCACACTGATTTTCTCAAGGTTACTGATGTTTCTGGATTACAATTTGTACCCCAAGGTATAGCCCTTAGTTTTTATGGTGTGGCGGGTACATTATTAGCTTCTTATTTGTGGTTAAATATCTTTTTAAATGTAGGTAGTGGCTACAATGAATTTAATAAAAAAGAAGGAAAAGTAACTATTTTTAGACAAGGTTTTTTAGGTAAAAATAGACAGGTAAAAATAGTATATGATATTGATGATATTCAAGCAATTAGAGCGGAAATAAAAGAAGGATTAAACCCTAAAAGAACTCTTTATTTACGGGTAAAACCTAAAAGAGATATTCCTTTAACTCCTGTGGGTGAGCCTATCGCCCTTTCTGCCCTCGAAAATCAAGGCGCTCAGTTAGCTCGTTTTCTCACTGTACCCCTCGAAGGTTTATAATATCACGCTCTGTTTACTTTTTTAAATCATAATTACTCTCTGGGGTGGCCATGGCTCACCCTTTAGTTTTTCTTATATGATTTACAATTTATATATATTGAACTTATATGGTTATTTGGCTTATCTCTCGCTACACTAAAAATAGTTAAGCAATAATAATCAATTAATCAAACAATGATGAATTTTTCTTATGTACAGATTCCCAAGAAAATTTCCACAGCGCCCTTAGCCATTATCAAAGAGAAGTTAGGTAGTTGGGAAATTAAGGAGAAAAAAACTGCAAAAAGAGTTGTTAATTTGATTCCTAGTCAATGTCCGTTTGCTAGAGATGTTTATTTATTTAATCAAAAAATATTAACAATTCCTCCTCTATGTAAAATAAATCCTTTTTATGAAGATTTAATGATGTTGCGTTTTCGTGCTTTATGTTTTCTTAGTGAGATTGGAGAAGATATTACTCCTTATTGTCAATAATAATATTGTAAAAAAGTTTTTTCAAAAGAGGTAATTGAGATGTTAGCAGGATTTAAAATTAAAGTTTGCCCCATTTGTCGGGGTAGTGGTAAAATTTTAGTAAGAGAAAAAAACCCCTCTTATACAGGAGTAAAAGAATATCATCAAAAAACCTGTAATCATTGTCAAGGTAAAGGAATTATCGATAGTTAGGATTTGACTAAATCGCAAATAATGACAAAATTTGGTTAACAGCATCAATAAGAATAGTGGCACTTTTTTCTATTTCTTCATGGGTAGTAAATTTGCCGATACCGATTCTCAAGGCACTTTCTATCAACTCATCTTCTAGGTTTATTGCCCTCAATACATGGGAAGGGGCTAGGGTTTGGGTGGTACAAGCTGAGCCAGTGGAGATGGCTATTTTATCCCTTATTCTAGCAATCATAGCACTGTTAGGGACATGGGGAATAGATATATGAAGATTTCCTGCTAGGCGGTTATGGATGTCACCGTTGATGATTAATGAAGGGATTTGTGATTGTAATATTGATTGTAGATGATTTCGTTTAAGAGCGATCGCCCTTTCGTCTTCTACCATTTCCAATTGTCTGAGATAACAAGCCTCTCCTAAAGCCACTATTCCTGATACATTGAGTGTACCTGATCGCAGTCCGTTTTGATGTCCTCCTCCATAAATGAGGGGTTGAAGATGATACCCTTGTTTGACGATTAATGCACCGATGCCCTTGGGGGCGTATAATTTATGTCCGGAGATAGTTAGGAAGGTGATACCCCAATCTTGAAAATTAAGGGGAATTTTACCCACTGCCTGAGAGCCATCACATAAAAAAGGGATATGATATGTTTGGGCAATTTTACCAATTTCTTGGATAGGGTAAATGTTACCGATTTCGTTGTTGGCTGCCATGACACAGAGTAAGGATGCGCCTTGAGTGCATATTTTTTCGAGATATTCTAAGTCAATTCTGCCTTTCTTATCTACCTTTAGCCATGTGATTTTGCCTAATCCTCGTTTTACCATGGCTTGGCAGGTATCAATGACGGCTTTATGTTCGAGGGGTGAGATAATGAAATGGTGAGGGGGTGTTAATCCTTGGATGACGGTGTTAATGCTTTCGGTGGCGCCAGAGGTGAAAATAATTTCTTGGGCTTGACAGTTGATTAAGTCGGCTATTTGTTGTTTTGCTTTTTTGATCACATTTAAGGTGCGATCGCCCCATAGATGATCTATACTACTAGGATTACCAAAATTATCGATCATCGAGTCATATATCACATCGAGTAAGCGGCGATCTACTGGAGTAGTAGAATGATAATCTAAGTAGATAGGATTAAGCATTTTTTCTAACATAATCGATGATGCGTTACTAGTTTCCCCTCATTCTGCAATGATTAGTTTAGTCTTCTTTTTTACAAAGAGTATTTATTTCTTCTTCAGAAATTTCATGTTTCAATACTAATTGATAGTGTTTTTCTTCTACCACAGAAAGACGGAATTTTTCCTGAGTTTCTTCTACAGATAACTCTAAAATAGCTACATCATTATTGCTTAAAAACTGCAAAGCAATAGGCTTACAAATTAGATTGGGATAGCGAATTTTACAAAACTCAATATCTTGCATAACTTGTACAATACCAAAGCTATCACCAGGTGATTTCGCTTGACAAGGTAAAACAAAATGAGCACCTCTTTTATTAATTCCTAAATAAATTTCATCTATTTCAATTTGTCCGATAGTATCTATACTGGTTCTTAAATGATTTTGAATTGAATAACAAGTTAATCCAGTAAATATATCAATTAGTCGATTATATCGAACTTTTGTTAATAAGGCTTGTTCATCCATACCCGGTGCATAGCGTTTCACAATTTCGGGAGTAGCATCTGGTATTTTTATTAACTGTCTATTTTTTGTTACTTCAATTTTTCCGGGAGTTGCTTGTCTAAATTCATATGAAGCTCTACCAGTACCAATTATAATCCAATCAGTATTTTCGGGAGCTTTATTTTTGATAGAATCAGGCAAATTTCTTATAAAGCGATAAGTGTAAGGAATATCACCTAAATTTTTTATTCTACTGATATTTAAAGTGTCACAGGCTTCAGCTAATTCTTCTCTACCAAATGATACTGTTTTATAGCCTTCCCTATAATTATTAAAAAATACTGTTTCTATAATGTCATCATATTTACTCATAAAACACTCATTTTTAATCTTTTTCTTTTCGCAATTATATCATTAGAAACATTCCAATAATTTGATGCTTTGTCCATATTATATGCCATAAATTCAATATCTATTTTTTCTAATTTTCTCACGTCTAATTGGTTAATATCTATTTCTAAAACCTTAATTATTTCGTTTCCTATTGCCTTCGCTAACATGGGAATAACTGCGTTACCAATTTCTCGGAAACCATGCCAAATTGTCTCATGAAATAAAAACCAATCAGGAAATGTGTGCAGTCTTCCTGCTTCCCTTACTGTAATACATCTTGGCTGATTGTAGTGGATTGGACGAGCGGCGGTATAAGCCCCTTTATCTCTAGCAGTTCCAGCCCTTAATGTGTTACACAATCCTGTAG includes:
- a CDS encoding DUF4230 domain-containing protein, producing MNSSKIPNYSPNSFNLLSFLTKSGVSVIFMVGLFFLFQTSNKIMEGLKNLLPTVTNDIDTSKLIVQKIQGVSELTTTVFVMDAVIPTSSSRRIGDWVVGETNLLYLARGEVRAGLDLSKIEENNIRVENDTLTITLPAPQILDSKIDVTKSQVYDYDRGFLSLGPDVAPDLQTQAQRETLKKVVNSACDAHILTQANQRAVLTITQLMENTGYDSVNVKTTPSKECKG
- a CDS encoding TerD family protein, with translation MVINLQKGQRISLTKEAPQLQQLMCGLGWDVATKKGGFLSGLFSQNNGNFDLDASVICISENKKVKHEKDVVYFGNLRHYSSAIMHQGDNLTGEGNGDDEQIMINLALLPEYIYKIAIVVNIYDPFNRQQDFAQINNAFIRLVNLTNQKEIVRYTLSGAEYTGQTAMIMAELTRNGKDWEMDAKGEGLRVKDLAAVVNLYNQTNS
- a CDS encoding photosystem I assembly protein Ycf4 codes for the protein MQVNDFIFKQEISGSRRLSNYLVAIASTIGGVGFLLAGLSSYFHTDFLKVTDVSGLQFVPQGIALSFYGVAGTLLASYLWLNIFLNVGSGYNEFNKKEGKVTIFRQGFLGKNRQVKIVYDIDDIQAIRAEIKEGLNPKRTLYLRVKPKRDIPLTPVGEPIALSALENQGAQLARFLTVPLEGL
- a CDS encoding Mo-dependent nitrogenase C-terminal domain-containing protein, yielding MMNFSYVQIPKKISTAPLAIIKEKLGSWEIKEKKTAKRVVNLIPSQCPFARDVYLFNQKILTIPPLCKINPFYEDLMMLRFRALCFLSEIGEDITPYCQ
- a CDS encoding cysteine desulfurase family protein, coding for MLNPIYLDYHSTTPVDRRLLDVIYDSMIDNFGNPSSIDHLWGDRTLNVIKKAKQQIADLINCQAQEIIFTSGATESINTVIQGLTPPHHFIISPLEHKAVIDTCQAMVKRGLGKITWLKVDKKGRIDLEYLEKICTQGASLLCVMAANNEIGNIYPIQEIGKIAQTYHIPFLCDGSQAVGKIPLNFQDWGITFLTISGHKLYAPKGIGALIVKQGYHLQPLIYGGGHQNGLRSGTLNVSGIVALGEACYLRQLEMVEDERAIALKRNHLQSILQSQIPSLIINGDIHNRLAGNLHISIPHVPNSAMIARIRDKIAISTGSACTTQTLAPSHVLRAINLEDELIESALRIGIGKFTTHEEIEKSATILIDAVNQILSLFAI
- a CDS encoding endonuclease, with the protein product MSKYDDIIETVFFNNYREGYKTVSFGREELAEACDTLNISRIKNLGDIPYTYRFIRNLPDSIKNKAPENTDWIIIGTGRASYEFRQATPGKIEVTKNRQLIKIPDATPEIVKRYAPGMDEQALLTKVRYNRLIDIFTGLTCYSIQNHLRTSIDTIGQIEIDEIYLGINKRGAHFVLPCQAKSPGDSFGIVQVMQDIEFCKIRYPNLICKPIALQFLSNNDVAILELSVEETQEKFRLSVVEEKHYQLVLKHEISEEEINTLCKKED